One Corynebacterium aurimucosum genomic window, GTCCAGATACCGTTTCGTCCCTTGTGCCACCCCGCGCACCTGCTCCACCACCTTGTCTAGATGATGCTCAATCGTGGTCGCGGTGAAGTGGAGGGGCGTATAGCCGCGATGCACCACATCATTTAGCTTTTGGCGGTCAAGCTCGAACTGCCGGCGGTTTTCCCCGTGGTGATAAGCGTAGCCGTCGACCTCGATGGCAATCTTGTGCTCTTCCAAAAGGAGATCCCACCGATAGGGACCGATTTTCGCGTTGTTGAGCACTTTAAAGAAGGGCTCCAATGCACGAGTAAGAGCTCGCTCGGGCACACTATCCGCACCGATGACTGCTTTCTCTAACACCCGCCGAGTGTGTTGCGGGAACCGCCGAAAGTCCATGGAGAGCAACTTCAGCCGCTTTTCCGCGTCCCTGCCAGACAAAAACGTTTCTAAGAACTTCACCGCATGCGTTTCTTCTATGGCCTCCACCGCCTGCAGTGGATTGCAGACGTTTATCCCGTCATAGGGGAATACCCCCTTTGGGCGGGCACGGCGACCGGCATAAAAGCGCGTATCCTCTAAGCCTTTTTCGCGAATGAGCTGCAGTGGAAAGCCAGGTTTCCGCTCAAGAAGCACCATCGCTGCGGAATATCCGTCCAACGCACTGTCTGGCCAATGCCGGCTGAGCACCTGCGCTAGCTCGTATGCCGTTGGTTCACGCGGTAGGTACAGCCCCCGCGTAATTTTGATCGCCTCACCTTTGGCCGCTGCCGCTGCGCCTGCGCGGCCGACAATCTCCTCCATTTAGCCCCCTCCGATTGATTACCCCACCCCGTACTCCTCACAGTAAAGTGCCCCAACCAGTCCCGCAAGAAAACCCCGTAAGCTGGTGCGCATGCAGAACGTACAACCCACTGAAGTACCTGAAAGCGCCCAGCTCATCGACGTCCGCGAGGACCACGAGTGGAACACCGAGCATGCCCAAGGCGCCACGCACATCCCGATGGGAGACCTCGTAGAGCGCCTCGACGAGATTGACCCAGACCGCGATATCTACGTCATCTGCCATGCAGGCGGGCGCAGCATGCAGGTCTGCCAGTACCTCGAGCACGCGAAAGGCTGGGACGTCATCAACGTCGACGGCGGCACGGACGCATGGAAGGCCCAAAGCCGCCCCATGGTTTACCCAAACTAATGGGCCATAACCCATGATTTAAGTTTGCTACGGTAGGCGCGTAGTATCGTCGGCATGCCTACCTTTAACTCCGTATCGATTCCCACCTCGCTCCTAGAGTCCCCCTCCTTCCAGCTGGAGCGCCTCCGCCGCCGCACCCGCGAGGGCGTCGAGGCCGCACTACAAACGCAGAAGACCACCCTGCGCGAGTACTGGGTTCTCACCTGCCTGGTTGCGGAAGCCGCGTCCTCCCAGTCCGCACTATCGGAAACCTTGGCCATTGACGCTTCCGACATGGTGCGCCTGCTGGATTCACTGGAGTCTCGCAATTGGGTTAAGCGTGAGCGTGACTCCAAGGACCGCCGCCGCCAAATCATTGCCTCCACCAAGAAAGGCGTGAAGGCGCACAAAGAGCTCACCGTTTTGGTAGCGAAGGCCGAGGACGAAGCCCTCGACGCGTCCACCAACAAGCAGCTCAAGCACCTGCGCAAACTGGCCACCGCCATCATCGCGGCGGACACACCTGCCGATACAGAAAGCAGTGATGCTTAAATGACGGAACCCGATAATCTTCCTAGTACAGGGGGCCGCCACGCCCTGCGCACAGACGAGCCCGAGATCCCAGTAATGCCCGAGGTCCCCGAGCACTATCTCCTTGGTGATGAGGCCGCACCGGCGCGCACCCTCTGGGACATCGTTAAGACCACAGCAGAGCACTTCCCCGAGGCTGCTGCCCTCGACGACGGTGAAATCCTCACCTACGCCGAGCTGCTTGCCGACGTCTCCGCGTGGGCCACCGAACTCTACGCCAGCGGTGTGCGCCGTGGCGACCGCATCGGCATCCGCATGACCTCGGGCAAGCGCGAGCTCTACCTGGCCATCCTGGCCACGCTCGCCGCCGGCGCGGCCTACGTGCCCGTCGATGCCGACGACCCCGACGAGCGCGCCGAGATGGTCTTCGGCGAGGCCGACATCGATGGTGTGTTCACCGACGAAGGTTTCCGCATGTTGCGGGAGGGCGGGGCGCGGATGGCGCGCCCCGCGTTCGACGAAAAGGATGGCGGTGGAGATGGCGTCCCCTTCGAGGAACCGCGACCCGAAGACACCGCGTGGATCATCTTCACCTCCGGCTCAACGGGTAAGCCCAAGGGCGTGGCCGTAAGCCACCGCTCCGCGGCCGCCTTCGTTGATGCCGAGGCTGCCCTCTTTTTGGTGGATAGCCCGCACGGTCCGCTCGGTCCGGAGGACCGCGTCCTGGCTGGCCTTTCTGTAGCCTTCGATGCCTCCTGCGAGGAAATGTGGCTGGCCTGGGGCCACGGTGCCTGCTTGGTTCCGGCCCCGCGCTCGCTGGTGCGCTCCGGCATGGACTTAGGTCCCTGGCTGATTCGCCGTGACATCACGGTGGTCTCCACCGTCCCAACCTTGGCCGGCCTCTGGCCCGCCGAGGCCCTGGACAACATCCGCCTCCTCATCGTCGGCGGCGAAGCCTGCTCCCAAGAGCTCACGGACCGCCTGGCCACCGAGGACCGCGAGATGTGGAATACCTACGGCCCCACCGAGGCCACGGTCGTGGCCTGCGCGCAGCGCATGTTGCCTGGACGACCTGTCTCGATTGGGTTGCCGCTGAAGGGTTGGGATCTGGTGGTCGTCGACAAGCACGGCGTTCCCGTAAACATCGGTGAGGTAGGCGAACTCGTCATCGGTGGTGTGGGCCTGGCTGCCTACCTAGACCCGGTGAAGGATGCGGAGAAGTACGCGCCGCTGGAGTCCCTGGGCTGGGAGCGCGCCTACCGCACCGGTGACCACGTGCGCCTGGAAGAGGACGGCCTGTACTTTGTGGGCCGCGTCGATGACCAGGTCAAGATTGGTGGCCGCCGCATCGAACTCGGTGAGGTCGAAGCTAACGTCGCCGCGTTGCCGAACGTGTACAACTCCGCCGTGGCCGTGCAGAAGACACCGGGCGGCGAGTCCGTGCTCGTCGGCTACGTCTCCCTGGATGACCCGGATGCCGGCTTCGACCACGAGGCCGCGCACGCCCGCCTGGCGGAGTCCATGCCGGCAGCGCTCGTCCCGCGCATCTGCGTCATGGAGGAGCTACCGATTCGCACCTCCGGCAAGGTGGATAAGAAAGCCCTGCCGTGGCCGCTGCCGGGAGTGGGCGTGGAGGCAGACGGCCTCAACCCCACCGAGCAGTGGCTGGCGGAGCTGTGGGTGGACACCCTGGGTGTTTCCGTGGAGGACGTCAACGCTGACTTCTTCTCCCTCGGCGGCACCTCGCTGGCCGCGGCGACTTTGGTCGGCCGCATCCGCGAGCGCTTCCCCACCGTGGCCGTGCGCGATCTCTACGACCACCCGCGCCTGGGCTCCCTGGCGGAGCAGCTTGCCGGTGCCGAGTCCGTCGAGGACGCCGGGCCCGCGCGCGAGGTGAAGCCCGTCGGCGTCGGCACGCGCCTCGCGCAAACACTCATCCAGATCCCCGTGATGACGCTGGCCGCCACGACGTGGCTGGCCTGGCTGCTGCTGGGCTCCAACCTGGCGAACCTGCTGGGCGTGGAGTGGGCCATGACCACGCCATGGTGGCTGGTCATCCTCCTTATCGTCATCTTTGTCACCCCCATCGGCCGCATCCCCATCGGTGGTTTCGGCGCGCGGCTGATCACCGCCGGCATTACGCCCGGCGAATACCCGCGCGGCGGCTCCACGCACCTGCGCATTTGGGCAGCGGAGCGCTGGGCCGATGCTTCTGGCTCGCGCTCGATTGCGGGCGCGACGTGGGTCAATAACTATGCCCGCGCGCTGGGAGTGAAGATGGGCCGCGGAGTGGACCTGCACTCGCTGCCTCCTGTAACGGGTCTGCTAACCCTGGGCAAGCACGCCGCGATTGAGCCCGAGGTCGATCTCTCCGGCTACTGGCTCGACGGCGATATCCTGCGCGTCGGCGCCATTGAGGTCAAGGAAGGTGCTCGCGTGGGCGCGCGCTCGACGCTGCTTCCAGGCACCGTCGTGGGCAAGGATGCCCACGTCGAGGCCGGCTCCACCGTCACTGGGCGCAAGAAGATCAAGGACGGTCAGCGTTGGTCCGGCTCGCCCGCCAAGAAGGTGGGCCGCTCCAAGCATCGCTTCCCGTCGCATGCCCCGAAGCGCCGCCCGTGGTGGG contains:
- a CDS encoding MarR family winged helix-turn-helix transcriptional regulator; its protein translation is MPTFNSVSIPTSLLESPSFQLERLRRRTREGVEAALQTQKTTLREYWVLTCLVAEAASSQSALSETLAIDASDMVRLLDSLESRNWVKRERDSKDRRRQIIASTKKGVKAHKELTVLVAKAEDEALDASTNKQLKHLRKLATAIIAADTPADTESSDA
- a CDS encoding endonuclease domain-containing protein: MEEIVGRAGAAAAAKGEAIKITRGLYLPREPTAYELAQVLSRHWPDSALDGYSAAMVLLERKPGFPLQLIREKGLEDTRFYAGRRARPKGVFPYDGINVCNPLQAVEAIEETHAVKFLETFLSGRDAEKRLKLLSMDFRRFPQHTRRVLEKAVIGADSVPERALTRALEPFFKVLNNAKIGPYRWDLLLEEHKIAIEVDGYAYHHGENRRQFELDRQKLNDVVHRGYTPLHFTATTIEHHLDKVVEQVRGVAQGTKRYLDPPWMWHRFFV
- a CDS encoding rhodanese-like domain-containing protein, with protein sequence MQNVQPTEVPESAQLIDVREDHEWNTEHAQGATHIPMGDLVERLDEIDPDRDIYVICHAGGRSMQVCQYLEHAKGWDVINVDGGTDAWKAQSRPMVYPN
- a CDS encoding Pls/PosA family non-ribosomal peptide synthetase, with the protein product MTEPDNLPSTGGRHALRTDEPEIPVMPEVPEHYLLGDEAAPARTLWDIVKTTAEHFPEAAALDDGEILTYAELLADVSAWATELYASGVRRGDRIGIRMTSGKRELYLAILATLAAGAAYVPVDADDPDERAEMVFGEADIDGVFTDEGFRMLREGGARMARPAFDEKDGGGDGVPFEEPRPEDTAWIIFTSGSTGKPKGVAVSHRSAAAFVDAEAALFLVDSPHGPLGPEDRVLAGLSVAFDASCEEMWLAWGHGACLVPAPRSLVRSGMDLGPWLIRRDITVVSTVPTLAGLWPAEALDNIRLLIVGGEACSQELTDRLATEDREMWNTYGPTEATVVACAQRMLPGRPVSIGLPLKGWDLVVVDKHGVPVNIGEVGELVIGGVGLAAYLDPVKDAEKYAPLESLGWERAYRTGDHVRLEEDGLYFVGRVDDQVKIGGRRIELGEVEANVAALPNVYNSAVAVQKTPGGESVLVGYVSLDDPDAGFDHEAAHARLAESMPAALVPRICVMEELPIRTSGKVDKKALPWPLPGVGVEADGLNPTEQWLAELWVDTLGVSVEDVNADFFSLGGTSLAAATLVGRIRERFPTVAVRDLYDHPRLGSLAEQLAGAESVEDAGPAREVKPVGVGTRLAQTLIQIPVMTLAATTWLAWLLLGSNLANLLGVEWAMTTPWWLVILLIVIFVTPIGRIPIGGFGARLITAGITPGEYPRGGSTHLRIWAAERWADASGSRSIAGATWVNNYARALGVKMGRGVDLHSLPPVTGLLTLGKHAAIEPEVDLSGYWLDGDILRVGAIEVKEGARVGARSTLLPGTVVGKDAHVEAGSTVTGRKKIKDGQRWSGSPAKKVGRSKHRFPSHAPKRRPWWVAIYGATSILLALQPIVALAVGAAVVVALIAVTEGSAFVGSIFFAPLGALAAFATFMLQTWLGVRILSLGIKPGVAPVRSAKGWRLWAIERLMDEARTQLFPIYASQLTPAWLRSLGATIGKDVEISTAVMVPKLTEVKDGAFLADDTMIGGYELGGGWMLTGETKVGKRSFVGNSGITGPGRKLSKNSLVAVLSSTPKKTKSGANWWGSPPERMRRVEAHVDGVEGESLTYNPGFGVKAARGAIETMRLLAPMTSAMLLAGTLASLYALADALGIATAWALGGLILMVAGAIAMAITVAVKWICVGTQTAGDHPLWSAFVWLNELQDTFVEAVAAPWFFTHTYGMGEINQGLRALGVTIGRGAWIDSYWFPETDLCFVGEGASVGPGTVVQTHLFQDRVMSLDTVTIKAGATLGSHSVALPASVIGSVATVGPGSLVMRGDQVPSNSEWQGNPIEPWKK